One Deltaproteobacteria bacterium genomic region harbors:
- a CDS encoding TRAP transporter large permease subunit: MFGALMLLMASGIPIAFAFGVLNLVFLYVLVGPGALQAVALSSFTSVGTFAFIALPLFVLMGELVLHSGLAALAINSIGKWLGKMPGRLAVLAVLAGTAFGAGSGSSMASSATLGTILIPEMRKQGYDTGLAVGTLATSGGLAVLIPPSALMVIFGGISQLSVGDLLIGGVLPGLLLATLLFGYIVIACTIWPQLAPAVEVEKVSWGERMAALKYFLPLVVLVLVVLGSIFMGIATPSESAAMGVAGAFCLGIAYRRLSWEILKSSLRGTVEVSGFALLIVTSATAFSQILAHSGAAMGLSTFATELAVSQWIIIAAMQIVILIMGAFMEPISIMLITVPIFFPVIRSLGLDPLWFAIVTMVNIELSLITPPFGMNLFVLKGVSPPDVTLGAIYRGVVPFVLINIIALALVMLFPPIAIWLPGLMR, translated from the coding sequence ATGTTCGGCGCTCTCATGCTGCTGATGGCGTCGGGCATCCCCATCGCGTTCGCGTTCGGCGTGCTGAACCTCGTTTTCCTGTACGTGCTGGTGGGGCCGGGAGCGCTCCAGGCGGTGGCGCTGAGCAGCTTCACCAGCGTCGGCACCTTCGCGTTCATCGCCCTGCCCCTATTCGTCCTGATGGGCGAGCTGGTGCTTCATTCGGGCCTCGCGGCCCTCGCCATCAACTCCATCGGCAAGTGGCTCGGCAAGATGCCCGGCCGCCTCGCGGTGCTGGCGGTGCTGGCGGGCACGGCCTTCGGCGCCGGCAGCGGCTCGAGCATGGCCAGTTCCGCCACCCTGGGAACGATCCTGATCCCGGAGATGCGCAAGCAGGGCTACGACACGGGCCTGGCCGTGGGCACCCTGGCCACCTCCGGCGGCCTCGCCGTGTTGATCCCGCCCAGCGCGCTCATGGTCATCTTCGGCGGCATCAGCCAACTCTCGGTGGGTGATTTGCTCATCGGCGGGGTCCTGCCGGGACTGCTGCTGGCGACACTGCTCTTCGGCTACATCGTCATCGCCTGCACCATCTGGCCGCAGCTTGCCCCCGCGGTGGAAGTCGAGAAGGTGTCCTGGGGCGAGCGCATGGCCGCGCTCAAGTACTTCCTGCCGCTGGTGGTGCTGGTGCTGGTGGTGTTGGGGTCCATCTTCATGGGCATCGCCACCCCCAGCGAGTCCGCCGCCATGGGCGTGGCCGGGGCCTTTTGCCTGGGCATCGCCTACCGGCGCCTGTCGTGGGAGATCCTGAAGTCGTCGCTGCGTGGCACCGTGGAGGTCTCCGGCTTCGCCCTCCTCATCGTCACCAGCGCCACCGCCTTCAGCCAGATCCTGGCCCACTCCGGCGCCGCCATGGGCCTCTCCACCTTCGCCACCGAACTGGCCGTGTCCCAGTGGATCATCATCGCCGCCATGCAGATCGTGATCCTCATCATGGGCGCGTTCATGGAGCCCATCTCCATCATGCTCATCACGGTGCCGATCTTCTTCCCCGTGATCCGCTCCCTCGGCCTCGACCCCCTGTGGTTCGCCATCGTCACCATGGTGAACATCGAGCTGTCCCTCATCACCCCGCCCTTCGGCATGAACCTCTTCGTCCTCAAGGGCGTCTCCCCGCCCGACGTCACCCTCGGCGCCATCTACCGCGGCGTCGTCCCCTTCGTCCTCATCAACATCATCGCCCTCGCCCTGGTGATGCTGTTTCCGCCCATCGCCATCTGGCTGCCGGGGCTGATGCGGTAA
- a CDS encoding LLM class flavin-dependent oxidoreductase, with product MKYGLFIIGDDDPELRLDLTAYYERMLEQVRHGESLGYECFWFGEHHFDFHGVIPSPTVLMSAAATCTDTIRLGVAVALLPYRDPIVTAEEYAMIDVLSGGRLDFGVGRGTPPELVGFGVKEDNRDLLVESLEVVEMAWREGRVSYQGRFHHIDDVSLNVQPVQRPLPPVYFAALSQGSYQVAGERGYPILGIPFASCKDMAEVKRKVAFYKETLTRNGHDPATLDVGQTIHTHVAESDAAARRRARPAMSRYYEARKSVRPRGYDELDQGRMLMVGGPARCIEQIEEIADTGSNYIIFSMNFAGLDQASILESMAMMVEEVLPRVGGL from the coding sequence ATGAAATACGGTCTGTTCATCATCGGGGACGACGACCCGGAGCTCCGGCTCGACCTCACGGCCTACTACGAGCGGATGCTGGAGCAGGTCCGCCACGGCGAGTCCCTGGGCTACGAGTGCTTCTGGTTCGGCGAGCACCACTTCGACTTCCACGGCGTGATCCCGTCGCCCACCGTGCTCATGTCCGCCGCGGCCACGTGCACCGACACCATCCGCCTCGGCGTCGCGGTGGCGCTGCTGCCCTACCGGGACCCCATCGTGACGGCCGAGGAATACGCCATGATCGATGTCCTGAGCGGCGGCCGGCTCGACTTCGGCGTGGGCCGCGGCACCCCGCCCGAGTTGGTCGGCTTCGGCGTCAAGGAGGACAACCGCGACCTGCTGGTGGAAAGCCTGGAAGTCGTCGAGATGGCCTGGCGCGAGGGGAGGGTGTCCTACCAGGGACGGTTCCATCACATCGACGACGTGTCCCTGAACGTCCAACCGGTGCAGCGCCCGTTGCCGCCCGTGTACTTCGCCGCCCTGAGCCAGGGCTCCTACCAGGTGGCGGGAGAACGCGGCTACCCCATTCTCGGCATCCCCTTCGCGAGCTGCAAGGACATGGCCGAGGTCAAACGCAAGGTGGCCTTCTACAAGGAAACCCTGACCCGGAACGGCCACGACCCCGCTACGCTGGACGTGGGCCAGACCATCCACACCCACGTGGCGGAGTCCGACGCCGCCGCCCGACGCCGCGCCCGCCCCGCCATGAGCCGCTACTACGAGGCGCGCAAGAGCGTGCGTCCGCGCGGCTATGACGAGCTGGATCAGGGGCGCATGCTCATGGTAGGCGGCCCCGCCCGCTGCATCGAGCAGATCGAGGAAATCGCCGACACCGGCTCCAACTACATCATCTTCTCCATGAACTTCGCCGGCCTGGATCAGGCCAGTATCCTGGAGTCGATGGCGATGATGGTGGAGGAGGTGCTGCCGAGGGTTGGCGGGTTATGA
- a CDS encoding thiosulfate oxidation carrier protein SoxY, with protein MNATRREILSYAAAALAALAAGLSGLLPVRSARAANGTQLAIALFTKGALPLEGGVRIEAPEIADNGGAVPVRVSAEGARRIALFADGNPSPGVAVFTFGQWVTPTASTRIRLAGSQKLVAVAEMADGTFRTTFRAIKVTAGGC; from the coding sequence ATGAACGCTACACGCAGGGAAATCCTATCCTATGCGGCCGCGGCACTGGCGGCGTTGGCGGCTGGTTTGTCCGGTCTCCTTCCCGTTCGCTCAGCGCGGGCGGCCAACGGGACGCAGCTCGCCATCGCGCTGTTCACCAAGGGCGCGCTGCCGCTGGAGGGCGGGGTGCGCATCGAGGCGCCGGAGATCGCCGACAACGGCGGGGCGGTGCCGGTCCGGGTCTCCGCCGAGGGTGCCCGGCGCATCGCGTTGTTCGCGGACGGCAACCCGAGTCCCGGCGTCGCCGTGTTCACATTCGGGCAATGGGTCACGCCCACGGCGTCGACGCGCATCCGGCTGGCCGGGAGCCAGAAGCTGGTCGCGGTGGCGGAAATGGCCGACGGCACGTTCCGCACGACCTTCCGTGCGATCAAGGTGACGGCGGGCGGTTGCTGA
- the soxZ gene encoding thiosulfate oxidation carrier complex protein SoxZ, with amino-acid sequence MQKPRPRVKLPKSVSKGVPFTVRTRITHPMHTGLRHGRDGKPVPRRIINRFAVRYNGEEAISVDLERAVSADPYFSFEMAVQESGDVEFEWVDDDGSVYRVNRRVEVKS; translated from the coding sequence ATGCAGAAGCCCAGGCCGCGCGTGAAACTGCCGAAGTCGGTGTCCAAGGGTGTCCCCTTCACCGTCAGGACACGCATCACCCATCCCATGCACACCGGGCTCCGCCACGGCCGTGACGGAAAACCCGTTCCCCGGCGCATCATCAACCGGTTCGCGGTGCGCTACAACGGCGAGGAGGCGATCTCCGTGGACCTCGAACGCGCCGTGTCCGCGGACCCGTATTTCAGTTTCGAGATGGCTGTCCAGGAGTCGGGCGACGTGGAATTCGAATGGGTGGACGACGATGGCTCCGTGTACCGGGTCAACAGGCGGGTCGAGGTCAAGTCGTGA
- a CDS encoding c-type cytochrome, with the protein MTRITKPAGFALLAFAFLFLLFATKALGADVQRGKALYQECKRCHQAGRGAKHRIGPHLNALFGRRAGSLPDFRYSSAMRKAGAGGLVWTEATLDAFVANPRKTVPRSRMSYDGMAAAGDRADLVAWLRSLSGSRLPAAEPTMTAAEYGLDPRLLTITGDLEYGAYLSGECVTCHHADGAEHGIPSITGWPVEDFVITLQAYKKGKRPHEAMQTIAKRLSDEEIASLAAYFATPADGP; encoded by the coding sequence ATGACGAGAATCACGAAACCCGCGGGTTTCGCGCTGCTCGCGTTCGCTTTTCTCTTCCTTCTTTTCGCCACCAAGGCCCTGGGCGCGGACGTGCAGCGCGGCAAAGCGCTCTACCAGGAGTGCAAACGCTGCCATCAGGCCGGCCGGGGTGCGAAGCACCGCATCGGACCGCACCTCAACGCTTTGTTCGGCCGCCGCGCCGGTTCGCTCCCGGACTTCCGTTACTCTTCGGCCATGCGCAAGGCCGGGGCCGGCGGCCTGGTCTGGACCGAGGCGACGCTGGACGCCTTCGTGGCGAACCCGCGAAAAACGGTGCCGCGATCGCGCATGAGCTACGACGGCATGGCCGCGGCGGGCGACCGGGCGGATCTCGTGGCGTGGCTGCGTTCCCTTTCCGGCTCCCGGCTTCCGGCGGCGGAACCGACCATGACCGCCGCCGAATACGGGCTGGATCCGCGCCTCCTCACGATCACGGGAGATCTCGAATACGGCGCCTACCTCTCGGGCGAGTGCGTCACGTGCCACCATGCCGATGGAGCCGAGCATGGCATCCCCTCCATCACGGGTTGGCCCGTCGAAGACTTCGTGATAACGCTACAGGCGTACAAGAAGGGCAAACGGCCGCATGAGGCCATGCAAACCATCGCCAAGCGATTGTCCGACGAGGAGATCGCCTCGCTGGCCGCGTATTTCGCGACGCCGGCCGACGGTCCCTGA
- a CDS encoding NAD(P)/FAD-dependent oxidoreductase, which translates to MSKLDRKNRGMSRRRFLASTAATSAALWASPILGQSRPRVVVIGGGAGGATAARYIAKDSKGAIDVTLVEPSRQYHTCFFSNLYIGGFRSFASIGHTYGTLASAYGINVVHDWAVSIDRDKKTVGLAGGGSLAYDRLVLSPGIDFREGAVRGWDLSQQNRMPHAYKAGSQTQLLKAQVAAMRQGGVYCMVAPPNPFRCPPGPYERISMVAHTLKQSNPTAKILIVDPKAKFSKQGLFEEGWQRHYPGMIERVGPDFGGNKVEVRPGSMEVVIDGEVTKVDVCNVIPAQQAGRIASVAGVTNDAGWAPVVPHTMQSRADENIHVLGDASHQGDMPKSGFSANSQAKVCAIAVRAALTGSKAFPARFRNTCWSLIAADDGVKVGASYKATDEKIAKTDGFISKTGESAAVRKATYEESLGWYAAFSKDTFG; encoded by the coding sequence ATGTCAAAACTGGACCGCAAGAACCGCGGCATGAGCCGGCGCCGCTTCCTGGCATCAACCGCGGCAACCTCGGCGGCGTTGTGGGCGTCGCCCATCCTCGGGCAAAGCCGCCCGCGAGTGGTGGTGATCGGCGGCGGCGCCGGCGGGGCCACGGCCGCGCGCTACATCGCCAAGGACTCGAAAGGCGCCATCGACGTGACGCTGGTGGAACCCAGCCGGCAATATCACACGTGCTTCTTCTCGAACCTCTACATCGGTGGGTTCCGTAGCTTCGCGTCCATCGGGCACACCTATGGGACCCTGGCGTCGGCCTACGGCATCAACGTGGTCCACGACTGGGCCGTCTCCATCGACCGCGACAAGAAGACGGTCGGGCTCGCGGGCGGCGGCAGCCTTGCCTACGACCGGCTGGTCCTGTCCCCCGGCATCGACTTCCGTGAGGGGGCCGTGCGCGGCTGGGACCTGTCGCAGCAGAACCGCATGCCCCACGCCTACAAGGCAGGCTCGCAAACGCAGCTCCTCAAGGCGCAGGTCGCGGCCATGCGGCAGGGCGGCGTCTATTGCATGGTGGCACCGCCGAACCCGTTCCGCTGCCCGCCGGGACCGTACGAACGGATCTCGATGGTCGCCCATACGCTGAAGCAGTCCAACCCGACGGCGAAGATCCTGATCGTCGACCCCAAGGCGAAGTTCTCCAAGCAGGGGCTCTTCGAGGAGGGGTGGCAGCGCCATTACCCGGGCATGATCGAGCGCGTCGGCCCGGACTTCGGCGGCAACAAGGTCGAGGTGCGGCCGGGTTCCATGGAGGTGGTGATCGACGGCGAGGTCACCAAGGTGGACGTGTGCAACGTGATACCGGCGCAGCAGGCGGGCCGCATCGCTTCGGTGGCCGGGGTCACCAACGACGCCGGCTGGGCTCCGGTGGTGCCGCATACGATGCAAAGCCGCGCGGACGAGAACATCCACGTGCTCGGTGACGCGTCCCATCAGGGGGACATGCCCAAGTCCGGGTTCTCCGCCAACAGCCAGGCCAAGGTGTGCGCCATAGCGGTACGTGCGGCGCTGACCGGATCGAAGGCCTTTCCGGCGCGCTTCCGGAACACCTGCTGGTCGCTGATCGCCGCCGATGACGGGGTCAAGGTCGGAGCCTCTTACAAGGCCACCGACGAGAAGATCGCCAAGACGGACGGCTTCATTTCGAAGACCGGCGAGAGTGCCGCAGTGCGCAAGGCCACCTACGAGGAATCCCTCGGCTGGTACGCGGCCTTCTCCAAGGACACCTTCGGCTGA
- a CDS encoding YeeE/YedE family protein yields MDGFEHLTPLQASVVLGLALGAVYGVLAQRSRFCLRRSLVGEWHECLPALGVWTLALALAIAGTQGATAAAWISFDAHRFLAPDLPVVAVLVGGALFGAGMVLSGGCASRLAVLTGSGNLRSALVLVVFAVVAYAMMKGVLAPLRAALAGWTVDPGGKVVLTALPGGEVWTWGLALAAALVAFRSGAAPRHLAMGAVIGLLVPLGWVGTGFVLLDDFDPVPLQSLGFTGPMADTLFWTMAASAIPAGFGTGLAAGVVGGSLVAAVCAGEFRWTSLEGPRQTGRYMAGAALMGTGGVLAGGCTVGAGLSGVSTGSIAAALALTAMAVSARIVGKLL; encoded by the coding sequence ATGGACGGTTTCGAGCATCTCACCCCGCTTCAGGCGTCGGTGGTGCTGGGCCTTGCGCTCGGCGCCGTCTACGGTGTGCTGGCCCAACGCAGCCGGTTCTGCCTGCGCCGCAGCCTGGTGGGGGAATGGCACGAATGCCTCCCGGCGCTGGGCGTCTGGACCCTGGCGTTGGCCCTGGCCATCGCCGGCACCCAAGGCGCGACGGCCGCGGCGTGGATCTCCTTCGACGCGCACCGGTTCCTGGCCCCCGACCTTCCCGTGGTGGCGGTCCTCGTGGGCGGCGCCCTGTTCGGCGCCGGCATGGTGCTCAGCGGCGGTTGCGCCTCCCGTCTCGCGGTGCTCACCGGCTCCGGCAACCTGCGCTCCGCGCTTGTCCTGGTGGTTTTCGCGGTCGTCGCCTACGCCATGATGAAGGGGGTGTTGGCGCCGCTGCGCGCGGCGCTGGCGGGTTGGACCGTGGATCCCGGCGGGAAGGTGGTGCTGACAGCCCTGCCCGGCGGCGAGGTTTGGACCTGGGGCCTGGCGCTCGCCGCCGCCCTCGTGGCGTTCCGCTCCGGCGCGGCGCCGCGCCACCTGGCCATGGGCGCCGTGATCGGGTTGCTGGTGCCGCTGGGCTGGGTCGGCACCGGCTTCGTGCTCCTGGACGACTTCGATCCCGTGCCGCTCCAGTCCCTGGGATTCACCGGGCCCATGGCGGACACGCTGTTCTGGACCATGGCGGCCAGCGCCATTCCCGCGGGCTTCGGCACCGGTCTGGCCGCCGGCGTGGTGGGGGGCAGCCTTGTCGCCGCGGTTTGCGCGGGCGAGTTCCGCTGGACCAGCCTGGAAGGGCCGCGGCAGACCGGCCGCTACATGGCGGGTGCCGCGTTGATGGGAACGGGCGGCGTCCTGGCCGGCGGGTGTACGGTGGGGGCCGGTCTGTCGGGCGTGTCCACCGGGAGCATCGCCGCGGCCCTGGCGCTCACGGCCATGGCGGTGTCGGCCAGGATCGTGGGAAAGCTTCTCTAA
- a CDS encoding DUF6282 family protein produces the protein MSDNVVSTPTQERCVTSYAARTQYKPGVVHPGHIKVKDAIDIHCHAHAGQQDALDLVKKATRAEMRGILFKSIVGKAGTAVRSLQEKLDEWADEEGATPVALFAGFVCGRNDDPVSAELAEKAIDDGVVALWLPVFNHANTMHIVGSRRELIEHDMNAQGWLGPLSWEKALEHGRYNLDESGELKPEVKDIIRLCVERDVALFFGHPTHKEIFKIAEEAHRVGLRRLVIDHPYSPFLDVSVEQMKELAPLGVLFNFTFDELSPLLGVDPQIMYNTIREVGAEHFALSSDAGEPLFPDSVEAMRLIRGYMEAFGLNDDELHTVCTRNPARVVGMETDG, from the coding sequence ATGAGCGACAACGTGGTCTCGACCCCGACCCAGGAACGGTGCGTCACCTCCTACGCCGCGCGTACCCAGTACAAGCCCGGCGTGGTCCATCCGGGCCACATCAAGGTCAAGGACGCCATCGACATCCACTGCCACGCCCACGCCGGGCAGCAGGACGCCCTGGACCTGGTGAAGAAGGCAACCCGGGCCGAGATGAGGGGCATCCTCTTCAAGTCCATCGTCGGCAAGGCGGGGACGGCGGTGCGCTCGCTGCAAGAGAAGCTCGACGAGTGGGCCGACGAGGAAGGCGCCACCCCGGTGGCGTTGTTCGCCGGTTTCGTATGCGGGCGGAATGACGACCCGGTGTCGGCGGAGCTGGCGGAAAAGGCCATCGACGACGGCGTCGTCGCCCTGTGGCTGCCGGTGTTCAATCACGCCAACACCATGCACATCGTGGGCAGCCGCCGGGAACTCATCGAGCACGACATGAACGCCCAGGGGTGGCTCGGCCCCCTGTCCTGGGAGAAGGCCCTGGAGCACGGGCGCTACAACCTGGACGAGTCCGGCGAGTTGAAGCCCGAGGTCAAGGACATCATCCGGCTGTGCGTGGAACGGGACGTGGCGTTGTTCTTCGGTCACCCCACCCACAAGGAGATCTTCAAGATCGCCGAGGAGGCACACAGGGTCGGACTCCGACGGCTGGTCATCGACCATCCCTACAGCCCCTTCCTCGATGTGTCCGTGGAGCAGATGAAGGAGCTGGCGCCGCTGGGGGTGCTGTTCAACTTCACCTTCGACGAGCTGTCGCCGCTTCTCGGGGTCGACCCGCAGATCATGTACAACACCATCCGCGAGGTCGGGGCCGAGCACTTCGCGCTGTCCAGCGACGCGGGCGAACCCTTGTTCCCGGACTCGGTGGAGGCCATGCGCCTCATCCGCGGCTACATGGAAGCCTTCGGTTTGAACGACGACGAACTCCACACGGTCTGCACCCGCAACCCGGCGCGGGTCGTGGGCATGGAGACCGACGGCTAG
- a CDS encoding DUF692 domain-containing protein, with protein sequence MNSSTPSQSPLIGIGFRVPIAKWTLANLHRFDVLEVTVDHYIKGGEYVRRAIRNLVDRVPLVLHGVGLSLGTDAPLDEAYLDAVAGTIEDLKILSYSEHLAWTKVPGIDLANLLPVPKTRAAADMLIPKIQRVQAHLPVPFSIENISYVFDFPDAEMSDAEFFNLLFRETGVEMLLDVENLFVNFSNHAVDPLALLDELPEGVVTGVHAAGGPLIRRPYLDVPFQADNHSHPVPQQALDLLEYALERQHPRTVILERDNDYEQGDELLADVTRIRRHVAKATVTTEGSMTDAPAY encoded by the coding sequence ATGAACAGTTCAACTCCATCCCAGTCACCCCTCATCGGCATCGGTTTCCGTGTACCCATCGCCAAGTGGACGCTCGCGAACCTGCACCGCTTCGACGTGCTGGAGGTCACGGTGGACCATTACATCAAGGGAGGCGAGTACGTGCGCCGGGCCATCCGCAATCTGGTGGACCGGGTCCCACTCGTGCTGCACGGCGTGGGGCTTTCCCTCGGCACCGACGCTCCCCTGGACGAGGCCTATCTCGACGCGGTGGCCGGGACCATCGAGGACCTGAAGATCCTGTCCTACAGCGAGCACCTCGCCTGGACCAAGGTTCCCGGCATCGACCTGGCCAACCTGCTGCCGGTGCCCAAGACCCGCGCCGCCGCGGACATGCTCATCCCCAAGATCCAACGGGTCCAGGCGCACTTGCCGGTGCCCTTCTCCATCGAGAACATCTCGTATGTCTTCGACTTCCCGGACGCGGAGATGAGCGACGCGGAATTCTTCAACCTGCTGTTCCGCGAGACCGGCGTGGAGATGCTGCTCGACGTCGAGAATCTGTTCGTCAACTTCTCGAACCACGCCGTCGATCCGCTGGCCCTTCTCGACGAACTGCCCGAGGGTGTGGTCACCGGCGTGCACGCGGCTGGGGGACCGCTCATCCGCCGGCCCTATCTCGACGTCCCATTCCAGGCCGACAACCACAGCCACCCGGTGCCGCAACAAGCACTGGACCTGCTGGAGTACGCCCTCGAACGCCAGCACCCCCGGACGGTGATCCTGGAACGCGACAACGACTACGAGCAGGGTGACGAGCTTCTGGCGGACGTCACGCGCATCCGCCGCCACGTCGCCAAGGCGACCGTTACCACGGAAGGGAGCATGACCGATGCACCGGCTTATTGA
- a CDS encoding peptidase domain-containing ABC transporter — protein sequence MAKHVFHEKAVFGPLVAASFFVNLLGYIYPFAFLIIIDKVLSNRGAATLDVIIVSLFFFLLFEAVLRAARHRALRRAVRDMDRTLLSRLIRHSLELPASFYLRNTPVETLSRIEELQQLRRFLTNAVVFVFVDILFVLVFLALMLHFSLTLSMIILASLPLYIAPAFVVMPTLRRWSRQTRGNRRESNEAVLDTFTGIETVKGMNEVKAQEEFLVEQVDAAIASEEDTQDLRESMTQYNQFVNRFATAGLLWFGASMVLDGQLTLGQLVAVNLVNMRFSQPMMRLCLFAYDFGRSRGLVKELGTVLNEETEHRSGHLVRLPAFKGGIRFENVRFRYPDTDRMALDGVTFDVVPGETLGIAGPSGSGKSTVCRLIQRLYLANEGRVLLDGVDAAIIDPVWLRGHMGAVEQDYPIFRRSIADNIALGPGERQMPRVIAAATGACAHEFITHMPKGYATRIGARGSLLSGGERQRLALARGLFHARTLLILDEATSALDKQDELRIQQNLRALAQGRTVVVIAHRLSALRHVDRVLCLAQGKITEQGTPAELARGNGYFAGMVRRETEMVQALAGPEPAALAEPRAMEGPHG from the coding sequence GTGGCAAAACACGTATTCCACGAGAAGGCTGTCTTCGGGCCGTTGGTGGCGGCGTCCTTCTTCGTCAACCTCCTGGGCTACATCTACCCCTTCGCCTTCCTGATCATCATCGACAAGGTCCTGTCCAACCGCGGCGCCGCCACCCTCGACGTCATCATCGTCAGCCTGTTCTTCTTCCTGCTGTTCGAAGCCGTGCTGCGCGCGGCACGCCACCGTGCGTTGCGCCGGGCCGTGCGGGACATGGACCGCACGCTGCTGTCGCGCCTCATCAGGCACTCGTTGGAGCTTCCGGCCTCCTTCTACCTCCGCAACACTCCGGTGGAGACCCTCTCCCGCATCGAGGAACTGCAGCAACTGCGCCGGTTCCTCACCAACGCGGTGGTGTTCGTGTTCGTCGACATCCTCTTCGTGCTCGTCTTCCTGGCGTTGATGCTGCACTTCAGCCTGACGCTGTCCATGATCATCCTGGCCTCCCTGCCCCTCTACATCGCTCCAGCCTTCGTGGTGATGCCCACCCTGCGCCGATGGAGCCGGCAGACCCGCGGCAACCGGCGGGAAAGCAACGAGGCGGTGCTCGACACGTTCACCGGCATCGAGACCGTCAAGGGCATGAACGAGGTAAAGGCCCAAGAGGAGTTCCTCGTCGAACAGGTGGACGCGGCGATCGCGTCGGAGGAGGACACGCAGGACCTGCGCGAATCCATGACCCAGTACAACCAGTTCGTGAACCGGTTCGCCACCGCCGGCCTGCTCTGGTTCGGCGCTTCCATGGTCCTGGACGGCCAGCTCACCCTGGGCCAGCTCGTGGCGGTCAACCTGGTCAACATGCGCTTTTCCCAGCCCATGATGCGCCTGTGCCTGTTCGCGTATGACTTCGGCCGGTCACGCGGCCTGGTGAAGGAACTGGGGACCGTGCTGAACGAGGAGACCGAGCACCGAAGCGGCCACTTGGTGCGGCTGCCCGCGTTCAAGGGCGGCATCCGTTTCGAGAACGTCCGCTTCCGCTATCCGGACACCGACCGGATGGCGCTCGACGGGGTGACGTTCGACGTCGTACCCGGCGAAACCCTGGGTATCGCCGGGCCGTCGGGCTCGGGCAAAAGCACGGTCTGCCGGCTGATTCAGCGACTCTACCTCGCCAACGAGGGGCGCGTGCTCCTCGACGGCGTGGACGCCGCCATCATCGACCCGGTCTGGCTGCGCGGGCACATGGGCGCGGTGGAGCAGGACTATCCGATCTTCCGGCGCAGCATCGCCGACAACATCGCGCTGGGGCCGGGCGAGCGCCAGATGCCGCGGGTGATCGCGGCGGCCACGGGGGCATGCGCTCACGAGTTCATCACCCACATGCCCAAGGGCTACGCCACCCGCATCGGCGCCCGCGGAAGCCTGCTCTCGGGCGGTGAACGGCAGCGGTTGGCGCTGGCCCGAGGGTTGTTCCATGCGCGCACGCTGCTCATTCTGGACGAAGCCACGAGCGCACTGGACAAGCAGGACGAACTGCGCATCCAGCAGAACCTGCGGGCGCTGGCGCAGGGGCGGACGGTCGTCGTCATCGCCCACCGATTGTCCGCGTTGCGTCACGTGGACCGGGTCCTCTGTCTGGCCCAGGGGAAGATCACCGAGCAGGGAACGCCCGCGGAACTCGCTCGCGGCAACGGCTACTTCGCCGGCATGGTGCGCCGGGAAACGGAGATGGTGCAGGCCTTGGCCGGACCGGAGCCGGCGGCGCTCGCAGAGCCAAGAGCAATGGAGGGACCCCATGGATAG
- a CDS encoding SDR family NAD(P)-dependent oxidoreductase, which produces MDLGIGGRSALVFGGSRGIGRAVANVLAAEGANVAVCARKGWAARRVAAEAAERGRVKALGYALEAWDETSAAAQAERIARDFGAIDILFGIVRHTLREDGQSNPGAPTWSARLDDGFLRFRALTEALLPGMRRRRWGRVLWMVPWPEARNSAEESVRAATGAAFTAWLRCVAAEVARDGVTLNVLTPPPFWRRAAPAGRVRPESVPAPGGAGAPLAGADPEDRDPPLACEVLSAGEIAAAAAFLLSDCARGVCGRTLELGATMAPSRHPNVPRRRDGTPRQ; this is translated from the coding sequence ATGGACCTGGGCATCGGGGGCCGGAGCGCACTGGTCTTCGGAGGATCTCGCGGCATCGGCCGGGCCGTGGCCAACGTGCTGGCCGCCGAGGGCGCGAACGTGGCGGTGTGTGCGCGCAAGGGATGGGCGGCGCGACGGGTCGCGGCCGAGGCCGCGGAACGGGGTCGCGTCAAGGCCTTGGGCTACGCGCTGGAGGCGTGGGACGAAACGTCGGCCGCCGCCCAGGCGGAGCGGATCGCGCGCGACTTCGGCGCCATCGACATCCTGTTCGGCATCGTCCGGCACACCTTGCGGGAGGATGGTCAGAGCAACCCGGGAGCGCCCACCTGGAGCGCCCGGCTCGACGACGGTTTCCTGCGCTTCAGGGCGCTCACGGAAGCCCTCCTTCCCGGCATGCGGCGCCGGCGCTGGGGGCGCGTGCTGTGGATGGTTCCATGGCCGGAGGCCCGCAACAGCGCCGAGGAAAGCGTTCGCGCGGCAACCGGGGCCGCGTTCACGGCCTGGCTGCGTTGCGTGGCCGCGGAAGTCGCCCGGGACGGGGTGACCCTCAACGTCCTGACCCCCCCGCCCTTCTGGAGGCGCGCCGCGCCCGCCGGTCGAGTGCGGCCCGAGTCGGTTCCGGCACCGGGTGGGGCGGGTGCGCCGCTCGCCGGGGCGGATCCCGAAGACAGAGACCCGCCCCTGGCATGTGAAGTCCTATCCGCCGGGGAGATCGCCGCGGCGGCGGCCTTCCTCCTCAGCGACTGCGCGCGGGGGGTCTGCGGCAGGACTCTCGAGCTTGGCGCCACCATGGCGCCGAGCCGTCATCCGAACGTTCCCCGCCGCCGTGACGGGACGCCGCGTCAGTAA